ACAGGAAGTCTATCCACACGGACCAACCATCATCTACAGCCTAAAAGATTAGTTGTGAGGACCCTCTACAACTGAGCAGAGGATATTTAAGATCCCTTGTTGACCCAATCCCCGACATTTAGAACAATTAACACCTCAGAACGCACTGATCACTGTGATGCTGCCTTACGTATCCGAAGATTCACAACATCTTATACTAATCTTTAGAGCGCACGGTGCTAACCCCTATCACATACCTCAGTACAACACCGCGTTGGTGTATCCGAAGGACAAGAGCCACTTAAGGAGACggttctgcagatgttggatggtgttggtAGTAACCTCCTTCCCCTACCCCTCTCCGCCTTGCCTTGTCATTCGTTCCAGACCCTCCACTATATcgtccaatatggcgaccggatttaaggaggctccctagagttttgAGACCGCGCGCAAGCTGAACAACGCTGACTTTTTAAcatttcaaaatgtcaggcaatatcatttgcATGATGTGGCAAAATATGAAAAACATTCACCGAAAGGAAAGTTAAAATATCGAGGAGTCTAGGCAAAAATGAGGAACCGGGAAAATATGTGCCTGTCATTAGATgagatgttgccatggtaacggccttaatccaaaaattgacaaCCAAAACATAAACCTTGTTTCAACAGTAtccatactggtaaatctctaccGGGGAAAACTTTAAAGGGAAATTGACTACGTTTCGTTTTCTAACTCGCGTTCTATAATAAGGATGTGTAGTGTATTATGGTAAGAatacgacccataagactttgtaagCTTACAAAATTTGGCTGAATGCATTGGAGACCATATGTAATGCGCAtgcgtggccccaacaatgttggaagggCTGTGCAACAGATCCGACAtaagggactttacgatctacgacggcgacgtcaacgaaaaacgtcacctcaaaacataactttgcactatcgtaagtctcTCGGGGTTTAATAGGATACCTCGTTTGCGTCggacaatgtgggcgaagtatcctaaaaataaattggtacgagcggtttcagagtaaaaatagagatttGTAGATTGacatttgtgcgctcgcgttgtcgtcgaAAACGACAAAATGCGgcgccgcacgtgcagcacgattatttttcctcttttaaccaatgatattgttgtttcgtggcgttcttgTTGACCACCGCGTCGCAAATCGTAaagtagggaatttaagaaacgacgacggctacgactacgacaacggcacaaaacaataatatcattggttaaaagagcataaataatcgtgctgcacgtgcagtacggattttagcaagtatgtttgcggtcctctgcataacgacgacgtgaaatcaccaaatttgaagttttgacgacaacgtaagcatgcaacagagaatctttcattctctattttaactttgaaaccgctcgtaccgatttatttttaggatactttgcccacattgtacgacgcgcaactagactgaataatcgcgaaagacttacgatatagccaaagttatattttgaggtgacgttttcgtcgaccgtcgccgtcgtagatcttaaattccctagtcCCTAATATTGCGCTACACTTCGGCGATCACGGaacactgaaaagaaatgttgaaagtTGTTGGCTGAAAAGTTTCAAACTTCGTGCAAACAACTgccaacaacacgcaacaacataCAACAGGGTTTGCAAACGGACACAACATTTAACATCCAACAAtgctgggagttgttggccaacaatgttgggtccgtttgcaacaatgttgggagctgttggccaacaatgttgcgcccgtttgcaacaatgttgagtccgtttgcaacaatgttgggagttggtggccaacaatgttgcgcccgtttgcaacaatgttgggagttggtggccaacaatgttgcgcccgtttgcaacaatgttgcgcccgtttgcaacaatgttgagtccgtttgcaacaatgttgggagttgttagCCAACAATATTTCGCCCGTTTGAACGGGACTTAAAAGCAGCAACTAGAATGACGATATCCGAGTAATCATTTGCAATGGGGAATTTGTTGCTGGATCAAAATCTACACAATGAAAACACTATGTTATTATAAGCTTGTTTGGAGACAGCAAGGATTTTAACTCAAAGTTTTATTGTAAAAACATTTGATTGGACGTAAGTTGATCTTTCGTTACCGTATTCTAAAACTGTGGTTAAGTACTGTTATTCTACCGGACCCCACATTCCATGCCCTCACATTTCTAGCTGAACAACTCTGTCTCGATATATTTCTTTTGTCTCCTTATTAATTGTACAATCACCGTTTTCTACCGTAAATCATACTTATGTTTCACTTTGCATTGTTTCCATTTCATTTTTGATACAGataatacaaaaataataatacaagataaaatattttCAGCACGCCAGTATACAAAGAGTTCAAATCCCGGCTGTTTACGTAAACGATACAGTAATTAATGATCAGGACAAGAACTGATGTTGTGAAGATAATTACTACAAAAAGGATTTGCAAATAAATGCCACGTGTTGGGCTATTTTAAATCATTAccgaaaaaaggaaaagacttGCTTAAAAATAGTTCAGAAATTTAACTGAAGTTTCGGTTTCGTGCTTGGGATGCTCTGTGCAAAATCAGTGTGGTCTATTGTTTTATTGCTGActgattttttgagataatttaCTAAATTACAACTCAATTCGTAGAAAAAAACGTCTAGATATGATTCTTTTTCCCCACATTAACTGTACGAAAAAAAATTTCCCTTTTGTACATACAGCGCTACGCCCCACTTAGTAATTGCTTCCCTTTAATTTTGGAAAAGATGTGATAGTGAATAAACCACATTTCATATATCTGAACGAGTTTTGTCATTTTAAGTGAAAGTGATCAATGCAGTTTGTGATGTCAAAAATTATCTCGcgcaacgcaacgcaacgcaacgTGCCCAAACAAAAACTAACACAAGTTCGCAAACTTACATTTATCACTGGCAGTTTGATTGCCTCTTGTAGTTGATGGTTTTTCGCATAATCGATATTTAGATAATGACGAGGTTTATCTTAGGCATAACATAACAGATACCTTATGGCTCCaatatcaaaatttaaatgtagaAGATACCCAAAGGAAGGTGTAGAGTGGCTTTTTGGAAATTAAGACAGTCCTAAGGAATTGGAATTGATTGTTGGATGTGAATATTCCCGAACATGTCAAGCAACTCGACTTTTGTATGTTCGGCTCCTTTGCCCAAGTTGCCGCTGAGCGGAAGTTCTGTGACTCGCAGGCAGGGCTCGAATTTAACGGTAACCCGTTAACAAACGGATAGTTTTTTTCAACGATTGGTTACTAAAAATGCGCCCAACAAACCCGACATGGTTAGTGTAAATTTTCTTATGTATTTAAATTATGCTTAAGAAATGATCTTTTGACAAATAAATAGTAATTTATGGGAAAGGCTGATGTTTTATTTTCTGGCATTGCTTTTTGTCTCAAACAATTTGATCTCGCTATCTCCTCGATCGAATCTAACtttgctgccattttgaaaactaAGGCTCTGGGGACGAGGTCGTGTTTGACCTAGGGATTTGGACACAACTTTATCAGAGGTACTAGCAGGTCGCCTAGGCTCGGtagttcaaaagccgattagcgctaatcccagatttTAAATTAACCCAGGAGTTTATTTTCcttctcccaaatgctgttaaACATTGATATTcggaaaaactttacattagaagaagtcaatctggaaaaacaaaaattagcgATAGAAActctcaccaaaaagttgaaaacgtgaaacaaaagtttacgctgaTCCTGGATTaatttaatcggctttcgaacaaccgggcccagatctTTGGATAGATTTCTTACAAAAAGGCATGCTGCAgctgaaagaaatgaaaaagaaaaatgtgaagCCGAGAAAAAGAATAAAGGACAACAAATGGCTCGGAAGACTCGAGCCTGAAAAAAAGCGGGAAGACGAGGGAAGAAATGCATGGCTTCAATTCCACAAGGATAAACAGAAAATGTTCTGTACCGTCTGCAGCGAATTTCCAACGTTGTTAGTCGTTATTATCAAGATGTTCAATATTTGAGATATCATGATTGTGAGCTTCGACATCAAACTTTATAATTTGGTTAGCTAAAAAGATGTCTACTAACCCGAAAGGTTAGTAAAGCAAAAAGTTAAATTCGAACCCTGCGTAGGACTATTATTACACATGTGACACTGATGTGACCGGATTAGTCCAGAGCAATAATATCCCTTTTGAGTTCTGAGTCCAAATTGTGATTGTAGAAGCAAGAGTTAAAGATCGATTAAAGAAATCAACGTGGTTTTAGATTGAGAGTTGTGTTAACTTGGCGAGTCATAGTGTACCAAACAAGTTCGGTAACTGAGCCGCTTCACAAACTGGGATGATCAATTTCGCTTAGAATTCTGGAAGAGATTAACTTAAAAGATCAGTCACTTGAAAGAACTAAGGTTTTGGCTTAGTCGATGCAGTGAAGGCCAGCAACCccgagcaaaatgtccgcatgtattatatgttaaaccttTCAAGAAGGCGTAGTATATTTGAAATTGTCCTGAGAAgtacaaggatcacttctctctttcgtatttttttttcattatgacATATAATGTAACCGTATATGGTCAGAAACAAATTTCTCACTGATCAATCAAAGTTCTTTACGAATTACCGATATCCGTGCAATGCGTATGGTGTGTTGACCAATCATAGAAAACTGTCAATGGGtcgagtaaaaaaaaaacaaccacagAGGGGCAACCATCGACAAAGGCAATTATCTTCATTTGCAAAACAACGCAATTTCTCCAGCCAATCGTTGCTTTTCAGTCACGTGATCAGAGGCCATGTTTCCCCAATCGAAACTAAGAAGATTATTTTCACCGAAAATAGGGCTCAATTCACGGAAGATTAGTTTGGAAAAACAGACCTGGCATTCATGACGTTAATCATGACACAGCGCAAGAAAGTCTTAATTTCAAATGTGATGCGAGATTTTTCATGAAGCATAGCATTACAGTAAGTTTCCATTTCCAAATATATTCTGGGGATCGATGGATTTCTTGATACTTCGCAGCATTTCAATCCCAACATCCGACACTGTCTGCGCTAGCCATTTCTTCCTTACTTTGCCAACTCCGTGATGGTGAGATAAACTGCCGCCATGAGCCAGCACTTCATCGCGCGCGGCACTCTCCACTTCATCATATGTTTCTCCTGGATTGGCGAGACCATCAGAACAGAATCCAAGGTAAAAATACACGCATGCGCCAACATCGTAGGTCTGGGTCACGCGACACAAGGTCAGGGGAGGATGCTTAATTCCAACCTCTGCGcattttcgtttcagtgtttCCTTCACGTTGCGGCACAAATCAGTGACTCGATCCCAGGGTACAGAAGTTTCGAACGACTCTGACAAGTAACCGAATTCACAGGACAAGTCCCTGAGATAGGCGATCACAAAAGTCAATGTGTACCCCCGCTGACCGTTTTCTTCACCGCCCGGAATACCGCCGAAACGAGAGGCAATTTCGTAGATTCTTCTTTGTTGGTTTGCTACCTCTAACTTGTTACCTTCAAATAACAGAGTAGCAGCACACAATTGATTAGGATCAAAGCCTTTAAACTTCGTCAGGTACAACGCCTTCAGTCCGTCAAGGAATGTTTTCAAGTAAGAGCCACCCTTTGGCTTCAGAGCTTGTCCAAATAAAAACTGTTCATTGTCCATCAAGCGAATGGATGCAGGAGCAATGCGTTGCCTGGCGATCTCCCTGAGACACGCTACCCCAGTGTCAAAAAATGGGAATACGACGGAACCATATACCTTGCATTCGGGAAGCGGACGAATTCGCAAGCTCACTTCTGTGACAACTCCCAGCGTCCCTTCAGAGCCTAGAATTACTTCATGAATATCTGGGCCTGTAGACATTCGGGGAACTTGACAGCTTTTTTCCAGAGTGCCCTGTGGCGTGACCAGTTTGACACGAACTAAGAGATCTTCAATATTACCGTAGATATTCTTTTTCATCCCAGACGAGCGAGTAGCCACCCAACCTCCAACAGAACTAAATTCCAAAGAATCCGGCTCGTGTCCTACACACAGACCTTTCGCATTTAGCTGGAGATAACAGAAAAAAACCACGAGTTAACGGCTCATGCACACCCTAGGATGGGGAAGTAACGAATCCTGACACTCACCTCATGCCCTTCCCAATTAAACCTGTTTCTGAAGTAGGGTAATAAGTACTACCCTAAAAACTCGGTCCAAACTCAAACTCgattattttaaaacaaattatgTAAAATTGTAACCAGCTGAAACCGTTGAGAGCATTTGGCAAATCTTAACTTCAACGGGTCACCTACTTATGGTCTTCCATTTCATGTGATATAACCTGAACCGGACAAGGCAGAAATCTGTCCTGATCATGAAGACAATTTTAAGTCTATTCAGAGATAACAGTTTCGGGCAGTTTCGGTCACAACATTTAGTGACAAAAGAAATTGATAGTACCAGATAAATTTACATCGTCAAAAACTTGGAGTTAGAGGTGCATCCTTAAATTTAGGTCTCAAGGTCAGATTAACTAGGGCCCACCATAACTCACCTGCCGCTCCAACTCCTCGCCAATCATTCCTGCTTCGATATGAGCCACTAAATTCTCTTCATCTATCCAAAGAATCTTCTTCATCTCTGTCATGTCCAAGGAGACAATCATTCTTTTCTCAGTCTTTGGACACTCCAGCGCATGTGTCACATTGGTTCCACCTCCAAAGGGAATAACGCACACATTGTGTTCTACAGCAAGCCGTACTATTTTCTCCACATCATTGTGACAACTTGGCCAAATGACTATGTCAGGAATGCGTTGAAAAGCTCCATGACGCAGCTCAAATATTTCTTGACAAGTGTGACCATGTCCACGAAAGAGTCTTTCATGTGGGTCCAACGTATGCTGAATGCCAGACTCCTTGACACAAGTCAAGAATGGTTGATTTACCTGCACACTTGGTAGGGAACTTGGATCAGGGAGGGGCTGGGCAGGCGTACTGAGGCTAAGGTCGCCATGGCATTGTTTGACAAACCAATCTAACAACTTTGGAAAAGTGTGTCCCCCTATAGCGTAGCGCGACCCTGAAAATTCTACTTGGCCATCCGGTTTTACCACAAACTTTGAATCTTTATAACCCCAGCCATTCCATTTGAGGATATCTAGTCTTCCTGGATTCTTGCTATCAGTCTCTTTGGAGGTCCCTCCACAATTCTGTGAAGACGCAGCCATTTCACTAGGCTGTGACAAGTGGCCAGCTATGACCTTCAGTCGTCTGCTACCACTCATATTGATAGCTTCCTTTGGTTGAGTGATATTTCTATCAGAAATGTACCAAATTAGCATTAATGATGATTTAATAATATTTTCCAGAGTAAGTTGACTTGGTAATTATAACACCATTTTCTTATAATTACGCAGGATTAATacagtaaattttttcaaatgaAGTGACCCAAAGCATCAAATAAACTAGTCCTTTTGAGCTGTATTTAGACAAAATGTGCAACCAATGCAAAACGCAATAAAAATTTTGAGAACCttgaaaataatataatttgGAGGAATGAACAAATGCCTATCAAAGCTTTATTTGTCAGCACGAAAACAAGACAGAACCCATTACAAAAAAACACCAGTTTGTTGTCAATCAGGGCAGGGaatataaaatttaatgttcccTGCTAGCAAAGGTCTCTTTCGTTTTTGCATTTGCTTGGCTGATGAGCACAGGAGatgagacctctgccatgggtcgactcaaactcactttgatccaaccgccgtccacaatcTTAGACGGCACTCTTTAAAATGCATGCCTTGTAATATACGTGTATTTggtgactgtgacttgagcccacaGGGTCCCGTAAATTCCTATACTGTAATTCCACTTGTTAAGTAAACCCACTCAACACAAAATATCACATGAAGATAACCAcagcgcatgctcaacacaataagtttcgacccatggcagaggtctatTTTCCCATAGTCATCAGGCCAGTGAATGAAAACGAAAAGAGACCGCTGCTAGTACAGAAATTAATTGTCTGGAAAAAAAATgagttcaaataaatttctttgttgttatgCTCTGAAATTATACTAAACCAGGCTAAGGCTCTgtaaatattggggaatatttcCCTCACTTTGGCAAATAATATACAGGCACTGTACATGCTGGGCAAGTTCACTCCAATCCAAAAGGAAGTGATTTAATTTGAGGTTGactttattattttataaatgatcCTTGGAGACCGTACCACAGTTTCTCTCTAAATCCTGGAACATGCTTGTCAATAATTGCATGACTGAAATAATTCAAGGCAACTATTGAAGGaacagttttcattcttttagtattttaatgataaaacaaaaacaacaaaataattctggtttttttttttttttttttgctctcaaAGATACCACCTCAATTTAGAGTTACTGAGTCTGATATTCAAGATGAAATAAAATCTTGTATTTATGAAGTATGTGTACGTTGGTATTTACAGAGTGGGAGGCAGCCTCGCATATTTTCCAAACACAATACTTCTAGAGCAGTTTTTCTCAAGACAAATGCCACACGTAACACTAGGTACTGGTACTattcttttaaaataaatttattcttGCACTTTGAGGCTCATACTTTTAACTGGTTGaagttgttttaaattatgGCTGAATCTGCTCATAGTTATTCAATATGTTCAATTAAGCTGGTTTATCAATAATCATTACTAAATAAGAAGCTTTTGAGAAGAAATCAATGTTGTGCTCATCCAAAATGATATTTAATAATGGCACAATGAATATAAATCCTGTGATTATCATTAGGTCTACTGTCCCTGGGAGAATTGTAATAGGCATCTGTTTGGCACACATGTTCAAATTATTTAGCATTCTCTTAAGAGTAGAGGGCACGCACAGGCAGAAACAACAATAGAGTATTCTGTAGTCATCTGCAAACCATTCCATCATGGAATCAAATTCATGTGTATACCACAGAGCACTGAGGAACAACATATTTCACTTTTATGGCAATAGATTGTTAACAATAAGTGACCAATGATTCATTCATATGTAGTACTTGAAAAACCACTCGCTTATACTTGCtataaaaggtttttttttgtgggaGATACTGTTTAAGTCTTTTTAGAAAACCATTTCCATTATCACaaggtaataattattgttacatcATTATTCAAGGCCTGGTCTACTCTTCACCGATAGCCTTTTAGCCTAAATTGTTCTGTGGTTCATCCTTCTCCTGATCTCCATTGCTTGTTACTTATCAAAATTTATTCTAGATATTTATCCAGTTGATAACATACTTTTTGTACCCTCTAACAGTTCACCTGGTATGTTAAACAAAGAGATGAGGTGATAATTATTGCGATCACGAGTTCCCCCATTTTCCTGGGTGCAATGTGCATGTGCCCTTTTTTGCACTGACATACACGTAAATATTTACaagattttatatttttgtcagCAATGTAATCAATTCCTTCAGTTGCTCTTCTCCAATCATCTTCAGTTCCTTTCCTACAAAATTACCAGGGCCACAGGCTTTGCCGAAGTCTTAGGCATGTTATGACTTTGGCCAGTCAAATTTGATACTATAGAAATACTATAGAATCAGATAGAATACGGTTTGTATTTGATGTGACAGCTATAGGCCACCGTAATACAGGGCCACGTATTTCTATAttattgaataacaaaagctccTATTGTTATGTGTCTCGTTCTACAaaacatttgatttgctttAACCGTAAAATACCATGTCAGAAACTTTGGATCACTCTGTACATACATGCCCACACGAATCGAAGCATAGGAGCATACCGCCACCCGCTTTCGCGATTGTAATCCCACCGGTAATTGAGCTGATTTACCGCCGAACTCGGAAATAACGAAATTGTTTCTGTTCATATACAGTGACTAAAAAGACCTTACCTTGCCAAAAGGTAGCAAAAATGTTACCGTGTAGAACCTAAACAGTACACACGTTCACTGATCTGGTGATAGCTTGTGACGTCACGAACGGGTCAAGAGATGACCACGT
The genomic region above belongs to Montipora capricornis isolate CH-2021 chromosome 8, ASM3666992v2, whole genome shotgun sequence and contains:
- the LOC138059404 gene encoding alkyldihydroxyacetonephosphate synthase, peroxisomal-like — protein: MSGSRRLKVIAGHLSQPSEMAASSQNCGGTSKETDSKNPGRLDILKWNGWGYKDSKFVVKPDGQVEFSGSRYAIGGHTFPKLLDWFVKQCHGDLSLSTPAQPLPDPSSLPSVQVNQPFLTCVKESGIQHTLDPHERLFRGHGHTCQEIFELRHGAFQRIPDIVIWPSCHNDVEKIVRLAVEHNVCVIPFGGGTNVTHALECPKTEKRMIVSLDMTEMKKILWIDEENLVAHIEAGMIGEELERQLNAKGLCVGHEPDSLEFSSVGGWVATRSSGMKKNIYGNIEDLLVRVKLVTPQGTLEKSCQVPRMSTGPDIHEVILGSEGTLGVVTEVSLRIRPLPECKVYGSVVFPFFDTGVACLREIARQRIAPASIRLMDNEQFLFGQALKPKGGSYLKTFLDGLKALYLTKFKGFDPNQLCAATLLFEGNKLEVANQQRRIYEIASRFGGIPGGEENGQRGYTLTFVIAYLRDLSCEFGYLSESFETSVPWDRVTDLCRNVKETLKRKCAEVGIKHPPLTLCRVTQTYDVGACVYFYLGFCSDGLANPGETYDEVESAARDEVLAHGGSLSHHHGVGKVRKKWLAQTVSDVGIEMLRSIKKSIDPQNIFGNGNLL